In the Hordeum vulgare subsp. vulgare chromosome 7H, MorexV3_pseudomolecules_assembly, whole genome shotgun sequence genome, one interval contains:
- the LOC123407860 gene encoding uncharacterized protein LOC123407860, translated as MEMELLLHRGQLDLPRRSMDSSRRCLECLRPLPPVGLTMKEMTDWARHDRGGGVAPASVCGSTSATPSSDTRDAIQEVHEEPFEVYRVAATIGDATEEKTAVNCQLAARLFNTSIPFGFIAGHTYSHSTTK; from the exons ATGGAGATGGAGCTCCTTCTCCATCGCGGCCAGCTGGACTTGCCTCGCCGCTCCATGGACTCGTCTCGCCGCTGCTTGGAGTGTCTTCGGCCGTTGCCGCCTGTTGGCCTCACCATGAAGGAGATGACAGATTGGGCTAGGCACGACCGCGGCGGAGGAGTGGCACCGGCCAGTGTGTGCGGCTCTACGTCCGCGACACCATCCTCGGATACAAGAG ATGCAATACAGGAGGTGCATGAAGAGCCGTTTGAAGTTTATCGGGTAGCTGCCACCATTGGTGATGCTACTGAGGAAAAAACTGCAGTCAACTGTCAACTGGCGGCAAGGTTGTTTAATACCTCGATACCATTCGGTTTCATCGCCGGTCACACTTACTCCCACTCTACAACAAAATAG